In Mustela erminea isolate mMusErm1 chromosome 7, mMusErm1.Pri, whole genome shotgun sequence, the genomic stretch CTGCTCTCTACCCAGGGAAGATGCGAAACAAACACAAGCAAGTGACCAGCCAGGGGACGCAGAGTCCTTGAAGAAGGAAAGCCCTCCCATTGGCTTGCAGGGGTCTGGGATACTGGGAGGGAAGGGCTCTATCCTGGCCTGGCTTTGGAGGCTTCAAATGGACCCCGGTGAGcacccctgcccctacccctctCAGGGGGCTCCCAAGATGAGGCCTGCTAGACCCAGGCAGGAACCAGAAAGCCCCAGGGAGGTGGCCACAAAGAGGGCAAGAATCAGAGTGCCCCGGGTGCCACCTGGCACCAACCCCATGCGGGCGGCAGGCAGGTGGCTCACCATGCCGTCTGGGTCCATTGGCGGCAAAGGATCCTTCGGAAGGCACGGCGAAAGTCCTGGTTAAAGATAGTGTAGATGACAGGGTTCAGCGAGCTGTTACAGTAGCCAATCCAGAAGAAGAACTGGAAGAGGCCATGGGGCACCTTGCAGCGCTGCGGGCAGATGGCACCCAGACTGTAGCTGAAGAAGAAGGGGAACCAGCAGAGCACAAAAACACCAATGACCACGGCCAACACAAAGGTGAACCGTTTCTCCCGAGTCAGCTGtgcccgccgccgccaccactgCCCACTCGCGGTGCCCACACCTCTGCCCAGGAGCACCTGGCCACGTAGGGTTGCCAGCACCCGGGAACCCTGTGGCTGCTGCAGGGGTGGGTTACAAGACGATGCAGGAGAGGCTGGTAAGGCCTGAGgcttgccttcctcctcctcttcctcctcctcctcttcagcttcctcctctggagATGCCCCGCACACACCTTCCTTCTGACTCTGGCCCGAGTTGGGACAGGCTGACCAGGTAGGTGGCAAGGCAGGGGTCCCGGGATCTTCAGGGGtatccccctcttccttctccccagtaGGTTTAGAGTGCCCATTGGCCTCCCCAGAAGCCACCAGCGAGGCCAGGGTAGGCAGTTTGGCCGAAGTCCCCGTAGGGACTGAGCGTGGCTGCTTGGACTCACCTGCCCCGGGGCCCCCCTTGGCCCTGGGACCTCTGCGGTGGCTGCGTTTGGCAATCAGGTAGATGCGCAGGTAGACGAGGATCATGATGAGGCAGGGTGCGAAGAAGGACCCGATGCTGGAGGCCAGGATGTACCAGGCCTCCTGGTTGAGTTTGCACTGGGGGCGCCCGCGGGGCTGGGGCCCTTGGTCGCCCTTGTAGATCAGCGGTGGCAGGGAGATGACGGCTGCGATGAGCCACACGGTGAGAATGATGCACTTGATGCGGCGCGGGGTACGCTTGGAGTTGTACTCCAGCGCCCGGCTCACCGCCCAGTAGCGGTCCAGGCTGATGGCGCACAGGTGCACGATGGACGAGGTACAGAAGAGCACATCGAGCGCCAAGTACACCTCGCACCACGTGCGCCGGAAGTACCAGTAGCCCAGCAGCTCGTTGGCCAGCGAGAAGGGGATGATGAGCGTGGCCACCAGGATGTCGGCAGCGGCCAGCGACACCAGGAACAGGTTCTGCGGGGCGCGCAGCGAGCGGCTCGTCAGCACAGCCAAGATGACCAGCGCGTTGCCGAAGATGGTGAAGAGTATGAGGAACGTGATGACCGCCGCGATGGCCGCGGTGGCCTGCACCGAGTAGGGCTCCTGGTGGTCCATAGCGGGGCGGGACGCGCGGCCAGAGGGGACGCCGCTCGCCCAGCGCGTCCTCAGCGGGCGACAGCACTGTCCTACCCAGCTAGGCTAGACGGGAGGATCAACTCCCTGGCGGCGCGGAAGGCGCTGGAGCCCCATGGCCAGACCGAACGGGGGCCTAGAAGATCGAGGGATGCCTGGGGCCAGCCACCGCCCTCCTACATCCTCTTCCACCAGCACCCGGCGTCCCTGCCGTCACCCCCGGAGAAGTTTTCCAAGTTGTCCCGTTGccgtccccgccccgccccgggacCGGGGGAAAGTTGCGCCCTCCCGCTCTGAGGCTGCTGGACCTACGCTGGGACGCGGGGCCCGACGGGTTGGCCGGGGGGTCGCGCCACCGATGGTGGGAGGCGGCGCAGAGGCCGAGGCGCCGGTTCCGCTCGCTGGCTCTAGCCGGGAGCCGCGCCTGCAGGCAGCCGGCCGCGGCAGGGGAATGGGAGGAGAGCGAGCGcgctggaggagggaggagactggaggcgggagcaggaggaggggagggaggcggggcgggcgggcggacCCAGGATGGGTGGAAGGTGCGCCTGGAGGGAGGACTCTCCGGCCGCAGCCTCCCCGCGCCACGGGCCTCCGCCCTGGCTCTCCCACCCGTTTCTTCCCGGCCTCCGAGCCACCGGAGGTCCGAGAGACCGTCATCTGGGGTCTTCGGGACTCCGGGAAGGATCCTTGCAGAAATGGAAGGGCTGGTTCTCACGGCGGGGAGCTGGGACCGAGGCGGGACTTCTCGCCTGCAGACCGGGTCGGAGCATCGGGATCGAGGACCGTGGGCTCCGGCTGATCGCTCCTCCCGCTGCGCAGGAGACCCAAGGAGAGGCTAGGTGGGTGTGTTGGGGCACTGCAGCGCACTGAACCACACCACCTACCCGGCGCTCGAGAAGGAAGCCGAGTGGAAGGAGTAGGAGGGAACGGGGAGACTGTCCGAGCCCCTTCCCCAAGCGCTTTCTTGCCCCGAACGGACTCCGTCGGGTCTGCAGAGCCCCGGGGAGGCGCGCGTGGCCGGGTTGCGAGCGCCCCCTGCTGCCGCCCGCGTGTCGGTAGCCCTCGCCGCGCTCTGCGGGCACCGAGGTTCCCAAGGCTGGTGGGGCGGGGGAGTGCTCAAAGATTAAGGACTTCAGGTGTacgcccccaccccaaccctacCGCTGCCTCGGTTTCCTCCACTAAGGGCAAAGAGGTAAGACCAAAACTGGCTTGGATTCCaatctcagcttttttttttttctttttaatttatttatttaacagacaaagatcacaagtaggcagagaggcaggcggagagagaaacggaggaagcaggaagcaggttccccactgagcagagagcccgatgcgggactcgatcctagcactctgggatcatgcaaTCTCAAGCTTTTTAACACAACTCAGAGAAAAAGTAGGTCTCAGGGGCAGCTAGGCAGGGAGGAGCATCGCTTTGACTATGTTGtcactctctcactcacactcacacacacacacacaccgcattCCTGTGGACTCTCCCCCCATAGTCACACCCCTCTTGGAGTGGCTGTAGAAGGAGCAGGGTAAGAAATTtcagatgaggggcgcctgggtggctcagtgggttaagccactgccttcagctcgggtcatgatctcagggtcctgggatcgagtcccgcgtccggctctctgctcagcggggagcctgcttcctcctctctctctgcctgcctctctgcctacttgtgatctctctctgtcaaataaataaataaaatctttaaaaaaaaaaaaagaaagaaatttcagatgAATCACCCCACCCCATCGCGTCCCCATGCTAGACTCCAAGAACCTAGGCTCCCCCTCTGGCACCCTTGGCCCTACTCTCCCTGTGGCCACTGCCACCAGCACCAGCCTGGGCAGCCTCAAGAGCACATTTTTTTCACCACTCCTAGAGCCCCTGATGTCATGCCCCAGGCCTTGTATTTATAGCCCCTGTCTCTGCAGGACATCCTCTGTATAAATAAGCATCAAGCCACCCCGAAAAGTAGGGCTCCTCGGACCAGGACTTGAGATAGTGTGCGTGCTGgaccttcctgcctccctgctccgTCTTCATGAGACCAGAGAATGACCTCACAGTGCCCACAATGTCTCACCCTTCCCCAGCCTCACACAGCAGGGGTGGAAGGGTTCCTTGAGCGAGGGCTGTCCCCACCTCCCGCCACCTTACTCAGCACCTTTGTGAAGTCTGAGCACCCACAGCCTGATGGTGGGAGAGGTCAGCCCCTCCAGAGACAGGTTTTACAGCTCACCCCCACCTGCTGGCTGGGCTGACCAGAGATGGAGGGGCCTCAGCAGCCCCCTCCCCGAGGCTGGCCTGAGGGACCACTTTCTCACCATCTCCAACCACACTCACACTGGGGGGCCAAAGGGTATCTCCCCAGACACTGCAGTCAGCATCAGCCCTTTGTTTCCTGGCCCAAGTTTTCCTCGAAAGGCACCAGGATCCCGAAGGAGCTGTGGTCAGAGCTGCTCAgactctgtcccctgccccttccctccacttgGGCCTTCCCCAAACAGGCAGCCAGCTCTGGATCCACCAAGTGTCAAGCCCTACCGGGCCCAAGCCCCAGTGGGGACAGCCAGGGACAGTCTACAGGCATCTGTGAGGCTTAGCCACAGCCCCAGGGTCTGTGTCACCTGCTGCcgcctcccagccccacctcccagaTGTGCAGTGGGCTCTTGGGGGCAGTGGAAGCCATTACATAAGTTGATTCCCACCTTCTCTGCAGCTCTCTCCCCCATACACACCTTCTGGGGCTGCCTGCTGGCTCCAGCCCTGCATGAAACTGAGCCTCAGGCCATAGCTTCAGCTATTCCCAAACTAGAGCTGAACTTCCATTGTCATTCCATTCCACCAGTGGTAGGAGCTGCCCCAGAGCAGCCCCAGCAGGGCACTGGCCTGCCATcctggctgcaccagcttacctAGTGGTCCCTGGACGTGCCCTGAGCTCCCACATCTCCGGTCCTTCCCAGGAGCTGGTTGCTACTTCTGTGCTTGGTGGCCCTCCCACTCTCCAAGGTCCACTCACCTCTCACCCACCGCCCTTCCAGGGAGAAAGAGGTACCCTGCTTTCCAAGTTCTTTGACACCGTGTACACAGTACCACGGTCACACCCAGAGAAGTACTGAGAGGCTGGTGGACGGCAGCACAcatcccttctctgtccccagtACTGGCCAAGGTCCCTGAATGAGGAGGGGGAGTGACAGCCTGGCCCCAGTGGGGGACATACATGAGCCTCTCTCCAGTACTGCCCAAATGAAGGTATCCCCAGAGGATGCCCTTGGAAAGGGATGGGGGGAGGTTACCTAGTACCATCTTTTCCAAAGACATGGGAACATTTAGGGACATGGGGATACCTTAGCTGAAAGCCCTGGAGCTTCATATCCAGGCCTGAGTGCCAAGACTGGCCCCAGATTCTCCCGTGCCAGGGCTCCATGGGACTGGGGCCCAACTGGGCTTCACACCCTGGCTCTCCCCAGAAGCCCCCACTTTTCAAATCCCTAGGGCCCTCTCCTCACACCACCCCTTAGCCCCAATCTCCCCACTTTCCCAGTCCCTTGATTCATGCCCTCCATGATGCAAGTCCGGAACCCTCTCCTCCAGTGCACCTCACCTGACAAAACCCCAACCCTGGGCAGACCTCAATCAGCCACCTGGCTTTGCCGGAGCAGCTGCTCCTTCTGGAGCGAAACACTCCCAGAATCGACTGGCCTCCTTTAAGGGCATGACCACACATCTCATACTTCCCTAGGGTACTCACCTTCCACGCCCCCTCCCAGTATCAGTAGCCCGCTCATCCTTCTCGCCCGCACACCCTCCCCTACTCCAGGACGTGACTTGGCCTCCAACCTAGAAGATGAAGGCCCATAGGCAGGAAGTTCCCCAGACTCACCCAAGCTCCAGCTCTGCTGGGAAGGCAAGACCTCTGTAAGGATCTCAAACCCTCTCCTGTCCTCCAGGACTCTGCTCCTGCAGTCACCCCCTCCAGCGTTATGCCCCCTCCCCTGAGAAGCCCTCTATGCCACCTGCCACTGCCACCATCTTAAACCATTCTCTGTACAATCTCTACCCCCCTCACACCCTGCCCTCCACTGAATCTATTCCTGATGGGTCATTCGTGACTCCTGACTCCACGTCAAGTGTATCCTCCTAATTTCTCAGCAAGATTTTAGACCACAGAATGCTCCCTTCCCTGAGAACACGGCAGGCTCGAGACCACCCCTTCTTTCTTggcctccttttctcccccaaactCCCAATCACGGATTCTCACTGAGCGGGATATTTCCCCACCTTCTCCTCCAGGAACATTGGGCAATGTGGcacctggagacatttttgatggtCACAACAGGAGGAAAGGGGTTGCTGCTAGagtctagtgggtagaggccaaagATGCTGCTGAACATCTTACAAAGTAAAGGACAGCCCCTGCAACAAACTATTATGAGGTACAAAACACTAATAGTGCTGCCCTCAGGTCACAGCACCCCTGTTAGTCCTGGGGTCCCTTGTCTTCTGGACCCAAACTTAGTAATTTCATCCAGCCCCATAACTCCCATCTAGATGCTGAGGATGCCCTGAAGTCCATTTCCTGCCCTGAACTCCAGGCTCGTTCAGCCCACACCCTCCCTCACCTCCCAAGGTCTCTACACCGTGCTGTATGTGGTCCCCTCACCCCCTGCATCCTGTAAGCAATGTGATTGCCTTAACTGTCAAAGCATGTTCCAGAATCCCCCACTCCgccccctcccacagccccatTGCTCTGGCTTGCACAGCTATAATGCTtccctgctgttctccctgcttctaATCTACTCTCCACGGAGCATCCAGGAAGGCTTTTAAAAGCTTCTATCTTATCACTCCCCTCCTTAGAATCCTCCAGCAGCCGCTCCCTGTTGCTCTTGGAATAAAATCATCCCTCTCTATCCCTGCCCTGCCAGCCTCCCCTGCCCTACCATACATCATCCCTCCACTCCAACCTTAactccctcctgcctcagggcctttgcactggctatttCCTTGGATTGTTCACAGAGTAGTCTCTATCATTCAGATTCCAGTTGCAGTGCCAACATCCTAAAGGAACACCCTCCTCCAGCACTTATAAATCCCTGATGACTTTTTATTTACTGTCCATCCTTTGTCCACCCCCAAATAAACTCCACAAGAATGGAAACCCTGCCTTGCTCACCATGTTACTTCCAGTGCCCATagctgagccagcctggcacctAATTCAACAGAGTCTGTcgagtaaatgaataaattgatgAGTGAGGCCACGTAATTATGTGGCTGGGAATTGGGGAATAGGGAATAGGCCACGGACCCCGGGATGGGTGGCTAGCCACCGGGTTCTGGTTAACAGCCAGCATCCCATCCATGGCATAATCCCCACACTAGGGCTTCAGGGGCTGAACCAAGGCTGGACCacgggggcagggtggggcttGTGGAACAGGCCTGGGGAATAGGGTCTGTAGTGACAGCTGGCTTCAGGGCGGAAGGGTAAGAATAGCCCTGGTGATGACCCTGCTCACCCCCAAAA encodes the following:
- the ADRA2B gene encoding alpha-2B adrenergic receptor, whose protein sequence is MDHQEPYSVQATAAIAAVITFLILFTIFGNALVILAVLTSRSLRAPQNLFLVSLAAADILVATLIIPFSLANELLGYWYFRRTWCEVYLALDVLFCTSSIVHLCAISLDRYWAVSRALEYNSKRTPRRIKCIILTVWLIAAVISLPPLIYKGDQGPQPRGRPQCKLNQEAWYILASSIGSFFAPCLIMILVYLRIYLIAKRSHRRGPRAKGGPGAGESKQPRSVPTGTSAKLPTLASLVASGEANGHSKPTGEKEEGDTPEDPGTPALPPTWSACPNSGQSQKEGVCGASPEEEAEEEEEEEEEEGKPQALPASPASSCNPPLQQPQGSRVLATLRGQVLLGRGVGTASGQWWRRRAQLTREKRFTFVLAVVIGVFVLCWFPFFFSYSLGAICPQRCKVPHGLFQFFFWIGYCNSSLNPVIYTIFNQDFRRAFRRILCRQWTQTAW